acttcttcttcgtcaacaacaacaaaaataaatagcAACAACACtgctaataataaagaaccAATGAAACCCGATATTAAAATAACCAAAAGTAATAACATGGAATTTAATCCGCCTTCATATAATGTTCctaaagatttgaaaaggaaactaAAACCACAgttacaacaacaaacatTACAATCACAACCACCACCCGCCGCTATAAATGGGAAAGATGGTTCTCATACGCCTTCGGCGAAAAAGGTAAAACGTGATTTGGAACCTATCGATTTCTTAGATACAAATTTGATATTACCAAACGTTTCGTTTTCAAGAATAAGACTAGCGACTCCCAAAATACGACTAAAATTCACCTATATACCACCATCACCACAATCACAATCGGTACTCTCTCCTATGGGCAAGTCAGACTCATcgatattgaaattatcaGTCTTAAATGGTTCAGGAACTGAACAAACACCAACGATAATTACATTAGAGAATACAAAATCTCAACAAAAACTATTTGAGAAAATGATACCAAACTTCGTGACATTAACAACATCAGGTACTTCATTTTGGGCCATTTCAACGGATACGGGGacaatatatacatattcTGATACAGGTAGGACCATCTTACCGCCCTTAATATTAGGTGTCCCAATAAGTTTCCTAGAGGCAATGGGGTCATACTTGTTATGTTTAACATCATTAGGTGAATTATATTGTTGGGATTTAGAAAATCGTAAATTAAAATTCccaatgaattcaatttatcCAATTTTAAATCCATCACAAAGGTATAGTGATGATATATTGACTCGTGCTGAAAATGTTACCATGTGTAGTATCACGAGGAAGGGTGTCCCCATCGTGACTTTAAGTAATGGGAATGGATTCATTTTCGATGAAGAAATGGGGGTTTGGTGTCTTGTTAGTGATTCATGGTGGGCATTCGGTTCACAATATTGGAATTCACTTTCTTCTGATAACTACACGAATGAGAACGATAAAGATGGTAAATCGAAAAATGAAAGACAAGGAAATTCAAGTGATGAAATGATGCAAGTGATAATAAATGAGAAGGGGAGTTTAATAAACTTCTTAGAGACTAAGactaatgatgaattaaataggaaaaataaaataaaattgctacaaaaattttccaaagttGTATTAATGAAAGAAGGGTTTGAGAATATGGAGGAAGTTGTCACGCTATCtcatttagaaaataaattattagtttctttgaaattgaaagaaaattctgaatttaatcaattgattACTCTTTATTGTATCAAACTCAGTGAATTAGGTTATCTTGGTAGattagatgatattttgCAATGGATTTATAACGGTGGAGAAGGTGACATTTTGGGGAAACCAAGAAAGGAAATCCTTAAGGAAATATTAATAGAATGTGCTAAATTTAGACATGTTCAAAGAGTAACGACTGCATATGCTACTGCAATAGGCATGATTAATGATCTATTTTAACAAAAAAGCATGAAGGcttaaaataaaaataaaagaaccATAAAAGTAATATCGTGTTATATACAAGTATGTATCAATaatgtaattttttatatatatggaaAACAATTTTCAGAAAAATTTATGGATGTTCCCAGTAGACCAACCTTTTTCACCTAGTAACCCCTGGATTGGTACTGTATTTGTTTCCTAATATTGAATCCAGCTAAAGTTTTTATATACCCTTCAGGTCCACAAATCAGCCCCATAGAATTAAGTGCTGGTTTGGGAATGAACTTTGCTTGATTTATAATAGTGTTGCCCATGTCAGATTGGAAGAATGTAAGTTTACCTTTAGGATATGATTGTA
Above is a genomic segment from Naumovozyma dairenensis CBS 421 chromosome 6, complete genome containing:
- the HIR2 gene encoding Hir2p (similar to Saccharomyces cerevisiae HIR2 (YOR038C); ancestral locus Anc_5.634), whose translation is MRLLKYPLETESKHLTSLTAVDKDNKLIIADDTGHVIVWSQSNLINTAFNKIPIKDLKLDLKFKLPDYDPDWDVTVFNIISCDVDETRDGSLIVATEFRIIIVDHWMDEAKRSFKTLYKCPIKNIITHNHGMEMRSNIMTITDVKLDSVKNILLASLVSLKDNKILLFDSQTWKLLNVIKLDLMQKPITIITTPTTEETVTVMCLDRSILVYQFNKIGNFKLIHSFPQYVQLQPIHYQLSMPPQSNLLPVINSIKGSTSKDITTTVLLDRLNNYKIKTTLVSPSSINSKVLKSSPVIYEKFNQRKNTKIKYNLLATSANKDGSIMVWNTGRMKPLFNAIQISETPINDMEWSKDGYSLFAISNDGILYTFAFQQSDLGDIFQPTTKEKTNEQQVEAKDNIISLAPLPEIKIDQQLLDDTLSNKYELEEEDDDDDNKQKEAGALTTEKGNKKKNAKRKSVSSTSSSSTTTKINSNNTANNKEPMKPDIKITKSNNMEFNPPSYNVPKDLKRKLKPQLQQQTLQSQPPPAAINGKDGSHTPSAKKVKRDLEPIDFLDTNLILPNVSFSRIRLATPKIRLKFTYIPPSPQSQSVLSPMGKSDSSILKLSVLNGSGTEQTPTIITLENTKSQQKLFEKMIPNFVTLTTSGTSFWAISTDTGTIYTYSDTGRTILPPLILGVPISFLEAMGSYLLCLTSLGELYCWDLENRKLKFPMNSIYPILNPSQRYSDDILTRAENVTMCSITRKGVPIVTLSNGNGFIFDEEMGVWCLVSDSWWAFGSQYWNSLSSDNYTNENDKDGKSKNERQGNSSDEMMQVIINEKGSLINFLETKTNDELNRKNKIKLLQKFSKVVLMKEGFENMEEVVTLSHLENKLLVSLKLKENSEFNQLITLYCIKLSELGYLGRLDDILQWIYNGGEGDILGKPRKEILKEILIECAKFRHVQRVTTAYATAIGMINDLF